The following proteins come from a genomic window of Tenebrio molitor chromosome 9, icTenMoli1.1, whole genome shotgun sequence:
- the LOC138139205 gene encoding protein piccolo-like isoform X5 produces the protein MDPPPCVQNAMMKQDKKPFTYTPGGIDLSEIKSPRMARRIERNANYTGAPESPRPQAPQPVGPLPPSALAAMQPQMHVQVFPSGPPPPPPGPRNGPPPPPPPPFANIPRPPPPPTEPLPTQKITTGDNQVLERPDMTKIIPDNPMALLRKTGGPQPKNTLLDEIFNNQSTKSPPVPQQQRSPPLQQQQQRSPPVQQQGSPPVPQQQRSPPIQQNQRWSQAPPAQQQWPNHQQSPPPTQPQGQRWAQAPPVQPPWSPPVQEPPRYQPKIIERNHQQSPPVQQERNASPEEQVMKTSTAHLGSLYIPPINQQQQRGVTSPPPPPKRDPQSPQIQSPSTPTLKEAPKPWQKQQKQTEELPPWAKKEPVAPQAQEPVQQPPQMQQQQRFPQNRSPVQQVPNQAQAAPNAVYVTQPLVFQHPGPQPNRQQSRVDAQGAIIIPVQIEKKMPNKPGTPVTPGNDRSLNRQQSWSNNPPQSNAFKVIQKITQTDGDDEGDQTPVIEHGPRYPQQFQQTPPAEQMRKLKLSEGDRELMNRFRQGVDDDTSLHNEVDPRYRGPAIPSKAFKLLQSMTDGPSDTPTTGATVSRGPPGGNRTPQVRNIPIQIERDDQPRNYVHPSEQTVPEPKKYTGSSIPSRSFKILQAMTAPDSCANANEVNENYDPSSYNQWGYDPNYPPPVPPYWPDYYCNYYYPNSKEQNETNDNRDIRQTPVPFWGYYPPPSPYPYMRPLRTPDVESDAETTARNTPLPYWGYYPTYYPQTPSRELEEWGNYPQESSEDNSQANFAAVPPPPPAQYQYPPYWDPYYGYSYYGYPPVYSPYPFYEQNEGEEVAGYSSTDEMAYFSRKLKSEKEESERETSKTPQILVTPTLPQEFGQQKGAETESERDSSESDSETEVETEEEQFPTKRSQSSNGLQAIRSVKDIKIYEEEDDQNSDEEQNGDDGSEETEENDDSVSYIVDEDTIPHQLSVIFEESERSDSKRESSVLSDSTTIAEKSDAEEEEEEGENSAAVSVKLPLKIKVEVTENEEITTVIVGESEIKIEENIDEEETGDTFAAFVVKTPTSAPKEVEAESPSPVGEETEVETPSSIAKEAEAVTEAVICTSDDRNRDIPNVEETNEDKEEDEQDWWGILNKDDDVLPVRRKKFEAEPVVEEEAPPERVESAKKGNDDDAGSTSSSDSSSSESSKKETVEVEDSSSESEEESESDDDSDSEDEKAGDVNNNADKAENPEPLSIKERIQALKDSINNKREHLKGDSEIKMSVKDKVSAIESGTLQNNSKTTSTKSSVKSFEEFSEEEGDSGVTSDMSRHISDNEEFPELKKMTRYQRAATHSRLFKLLQEVCEAEEDEEEGESKPEATPVESAAKEEAVMRREQLSLPLNNVSDESFSSSGITSPGSPVSDKMVTELVQSILKRKKGQIFRNIPREKLQAAAKRILQEELDEMSTPDSSFLSPLRNSTESSTPARTPQEFYNDYKQYYDSWSDAEQFCNENYDILPSKAFKLLQEHSGSNKTGAIAGLLAKCPKILSSKNVHQELMKLMEESPESPSTDKSLEPSEVTSAS, from the exons ATGGATCCTCCACCATGCGTGCAGAACGCCATGATGAAACAAGACAAGAAACCCTTCACCTACACCCCCGGCGGGATCGACTTGTCCGAAATAAAATCCCCTAGGATGGCCCGGAGGATAGAACGCAACGCCAACTACACCGGAGCCCCGGAATCTCCTCGGCCTCAAGCACCTCAACCCGTCGGTCCTTTGCCGCCCTCGGCTCTGGCGGCGATGCAACCCCAGATGCACGTTCAAGTATTCCCCAGCGGTCCGCCACCCCCACCACCTGGACCCCGCAACGGCCCTCCACCACCACCTCCTCCACCCTTCGCCAACATCCCGAGACCTCCTCCTCCACCTACCGAACCCTTGCCGACtcaaaaaattacaaccgGCGACAATCAAGTACTGGAAAGACCGGACATGACGAAGATCATCCCCGACAATCCGATGGCCTTGCTGAGAAAAACCGGAGGACCCCAACCCAAAAACACCTTGTTGGACGAGATTTTCAACAACCAGTCGACGAAGTCGCCTCCGGTGCCGCAGCAACAAAGATCGCCGCCTCTTCAGCAGCAGCAACAAAGATCTCCGCCTGTCCAACAGCAAGGATCGCCGCCTGTCCCGCAGCAGCAGAGATCTCCTCCGATTCAGCAGAATCAGAGATGGTCGCAAGCCCCTCCCGCGCAGCAGCAGTGGCCGAATCATCAGCAGTCGCCGCCCCCGACTCAGCCTCAGGGTCAGAGGTGGGCGCAAGCCCCGCCGGTGCAACCCCCGTGGTCGCCTCCGGTGCAGGAACCGCCACGGTACCAGCCCAAGATAATCGAGAGGAACCACCAGCAGTCGCCTCCGGTGCAGCAAGAACGGAATGCCAGTCCCGAGGAGCAGGTGATGAAGACGAGTACCGCCCATCTGGGCTCGCTCTACATCCCTCCGATCAATCAGCAGCAGCAGAGAGGCGTGACGAGTCCCCCACCTCCTCCAAAACGCGATCCCCAATCTCCCCAAATCCAGTCTCCTTCCACTCCCACCTTGAAGGAAGCGCCGAAACCGTGGCAGAAGCAACAGAAACAGACGGAGGAGTTGCCTCCGTGGGCTAAGAAAGAACCGGTCGCACCGCAGGCCCAAGAGCCGGTGCAGCAGCCTCCTCAAATGCAACAACAGCAAAGATTTCCTCAGAATAGATCGCCGGTTCAGCAGGTGCCTAACCAGGCACAGGCTGCCCCCAACGCTGTTTATGTTACTCAGCCTCTGGTCTTTCAGCATCCAGGGCCGCAGCCCAATCGCCAACAATCGAGAGTTGATGCCCAGGGAGCCATCATCATACCTGTACAGATCGAGAAGAAAATGCCGAATAAGCCTGGAACTCCAGTAACTCCTGGAAATGACAG GTCTCTGAATCGCCAACAGAGCTGGAGCAACAATCCGCCCCAGTCTAATGCGTTTAAAGTCATCCAGAAGATCACCCAAACAGACGGTGACGACGAAGGCGACCAGACTCCTGTCATAGAGCATGGTCCGAGATATCCCCAACAGTTTCAGCAAACTCCACCGGCTGAACAGATGAGGAAGTTGAAGTTGTCCGAAGGTGACAGAGAGCTAATGAACAGATTCAGACAAG GTGTAGACGATGATACTTCTCTTCATAACGAAGTGGACCCGAGATATCGGGGTCCAGCTATCCCGTCAAAAGCTTTTAAACTTCTTCAATCAATGACTGACGGACCTTCTGATACTCCTACTACCGGTGCCACTG TTTCACGTGGACCACCTGGCGGAAACAGAACTCCTCAGGTCAGAAACATACCGATTCAGATCGAAA GAGACGACCAGCCCAGGAATTACGTCCATCCCAGCGAACAGACCGTTCCTGAGCCCAAGAAGTACACAGGAAGCTCAATACCAAGCAGGTCTTTCAAGATCTTACAGGCAATGACTGCGCCTGATAGTTGTG CCAATGCCAATGAAGTAAACGAAAACTACGACCCCTCCTCGTATAACCAGTGGGGTTACGACCCCAACTACCCTCCCCCAGTCCCCCCCTACTGGCCCGATTATTACTGTAACTATTACTATCCGAACTCTAAAGAACAAAACGAAACTAATGATAACAGAGACATTCGCCAAACTCCCGTGCCGTTTTGGGGGTACTACCCCCCACCCTCGCCGTACCCATACATGCGCCCTCTCAGAACACCCGACGTAGAATCAGACGCTGAAACAACTGCCAGAAACACACCCTTGCCGTACTGGGGGTACTACCCCACGTACTATCCCCAGACTCCCAGTAGGGAGTTGGAGGAATGGGGTAATTACCCCCAAGAAAGCAGCGAAGATAATAGTCAAGCGAATTTTGCTGCGGTACCACCGCCGCCACCCGCTCAGTATCAGTACCCGCCCTATTGGGACCCGTACTATGGGTACTCTTATTACGGGTATCCTCCGGTATATTCGCCGTATCCGTTCTACGAACAGAATGAAGGCGAAGAAGTTGCCGGGTATTCTTCTACGGATGAGATGGCGTACTTCAGCAGAAAACTTAAAAGTGAGAAAGAAGAATCAGAACGGGAAACGTCGAAGACACCTCAGATTCTTGTAACGCCAACTTTGCCACAAGAATTTGGGCAGCAGAAAGGCGCCGAGACTGAATCTGAGCGAGATTCGTCGGAATCTGATTCCGAAACGGAAGTGGAAACTGAAGAGGAACAGTTTCCGACGAAACGAAGTCAAAGCTCTAATGGGTTGCAAGCCATCAGAAGTGTCAAGGATATTAAGATCTACGAAGAAGAGGACGATCAGAATTCCGACGAAGAACAAAATGGCGATGACGGTTCTgaagaaactgaagaaaacgACGATTCTGTTTCTTATATTGTGGATGAAGATACGATTCCGCACCAACTGAGCGTGATCTTTGAAGAGAGCGAGAGGAGCGACTCTAAACGCGAGTCAAGCGTGCTCAGCGATTCGACGACGATTGCAGAAAAGAGCGACGCCGAAGAGGAAGAAGAAGAGGGTGAAAATTCAGCCGCGGTCAGCGTGAAGTTGCCTTTGAAAATCAAAGTCGAGGTGACGGAAAACGAAGAAATAACGACCGTGATTGTGGGCGAGAgcgaaattaaaattgaagaaaacataGACGAGGAAGAAACAGGCGACACCTTCGCCGCCTTCGTCGTTAAGACTCCAACTTCAGCTCCCAAAGAAGTCGAGGCTGAGAGTCCATCTCCGGTTGGTGAAGAAACCGAAGTGGAGACTCCATCTTCGATTGCGAAGGAAGCGGAAGCAGTAACCGAAGCTGTGATTTGTACTAGTGATGATCGAAATAGAGATATTCCAAATGTAGAAGAGACTAATGAAGACAAAGAAGAAGATGAGCAAGACTGGTGGGGGATTTTGAACAAAGACGATGACGTCTTGCCCGTTAGACGTAAGAAATTCGAAGCTGAACCGGTGGTGGAAGAGGAGGCCCCACCGGAAAGAGTCGAATCGGCGAAGAAAGGAAATGACGACGATGCAGGTTCCACTAGCTCTAGCGATAGCAGCTCAAGTGAGAGCTCGAAGAAAGAAACCGTCGAAGTGGAAGATTCTTCTTCGGAATCGGAAGAAGAAAGCGAGTCGGATGATGACAGCGACTCGGAGGATGAGAAGGCCGGGGACGTCAACAACAACGCCGACAAGGCGGAAAATCCCGAACCATTGTCGATCAAAGAACGGATCCAAGCTCTCAAAGATAGTATTAACAATAAACGTGAGCATCTGAAAGGGGACAGCGAGATCAAGATGTCGGTCAAAGACAAAGTGTCAGCGATCGAATCCGGAACTTTACAGAACAACAGCAAGACGACATCGACCAAAAGCAGCGTCAAGTCTTTCGAAGAGTTCAGCGAGGAGGAAGGCGATTCTGGGGTGACTTCGGACATGAGTCGCCACATTTCCGACAACGAAGAGTTCCCGGAATTGAAGAAGATGACCCGGTATCAACGTGCAGCGACCCACTCCAGACTGTTCAAGTTGTTGCAAGAAGTGTGCGAGGCCGAGGAAGACGAGGAAGAAGGAGAGAGCAAACCCGAAGCGACTCCCGTCGAAAGCGCAGCCAAAGAAGAAGCGGTGATGAGACGCGAGCAGCTGAGCTTGCCCCTCAACAACGTCAGCGACGAGAGCTTCTCTTCGAGCGGGATCACATCCCCTGGTTCCCCAGTCAGCGACAAAATGGTAACCGAGCTGGTCCAAAGCATCCTGAAACGGAAGAAAGGCCAAATCTTCAGGAACATCCCCAGAGAGAAGCTGCAAGCCGCGGCCAAGAGGATCTTGCAGGAGGAGCTGGACGAGATGTCCACCCCCGACAGCAGTTTCCTGTCGCCGTTGAGGAACAGCACCGAAAGCTCGACCCCCGCTCGGACCCCGCAGGAATTCTACAACGACTACAAACAGTACTACGACTCGTGGAGTGACGCCGAACAGTTTTGCAACGAGAACTACGATATTTTGCCGTCGAAGGCTTTCAAGTTGTTACAGGAACATTCCGGTTCGAACAAGACCGGAGCGATAGCCGGGTTGTTGGCGAAATGTCCGAAAATCTTGAGTTCAAAGAATGTCCATCAAGAACTGATGAAATTGATGGAAGAATCCCCTGAATCTCCCTCCACTGATAAATCCCTTGAACCCAGCGAGGTCACGAGTGCTTCTTGA